The Deltaproteobacteria bacterium genome has a window encoding:
- a CDS encoding amino acid-binding protein yields the protein MRVETQLSAFLENRAGVLAEMAADLARQGISIRALTVANLVDHAVVRLVVSEPQKALHLLGDRGVLVVSSQLVALDMPDEAGALAGVAKRLGRAGVNIEYAYGSAPVGGGRAVIYVRVSDLKKARAALAPRGRPRRR from the coding sequence ATGCGGGTGGAGACGCAGCTCTCGGCGTTCCTCGAGAACCGCGCGGGCGTGCTGGCGGAGATGGCTGCCGACCTGGCGCGCCAGGGGATAAGCATCCGCGCGCTCACCGTCGCGAACCTGGTCGACCACGCCGTCGTCCGCCTGGTGGTGAGCGAGCCGCAGAAGGCGCTCCACCTGCTCGGCGACCGCGGCGTGCTGGTGGTGAGCTCCCAGCTCGTCGCCCTCGACATGCCCGACGAGGCCGGCGCGCTCGCGGGGGTCGCCAAGCGCCTCGGCCGCGCGGGTGTCAACATCGAGTACGCCTACGGCAGCGCGCCCGTGGGCGGCGGGCGGGCCGTGATCTACGTGCGCGTCTCCGACCTCAAGAAGGCGCGCGCGGCGCTGGCGCCCCGCGGCCGTCCCCGGCGGCGATGA